A single region of the Candidatus Bathyarchaeota archaeon genome encodes:
- a CDS encoding GNAT family N-acetyltransferase produces MIMKAVVKGITRENLDDVPEPCRSCLYWEFPEDSEKAKLLKSELVRKKKEWFLQTLREFGNCGKIVYYNDSAVGYAQYGPVTHLPNISSYGSKLVGRLGDGTIFLSCLYITKKALRGRGIGMKLLESIILDLKKRGFKAIETFARRGSSNNPSGPIEIYLKKGFHIKDETNPEFPLVRLEL; encoded by the coding sequence GTGATTATGAAGGCTGTAGTCAAGGGCATTACGCGAGAAAACTTAGATGACGTTCCAGAACCTTGCAGAAGCTGTCTGTATTGGGAGTTTCCCGAGGATTCCGAAAAGGCGAAGCTCCTGAAGTCAGAGTTGGTAAGAAAGAAGAAAGAGTGGTTTCTCCAAACGTTGAGAGAGTTTGGAAACTGCGGCAAAATTGTTTACTATAACGATAGTGCAGTGGGTTACGCTCAATACGGACCCGTCACTCATCTTCCTAATATCAGTAGCTATGGGTCTAAGCTAGTTGGACGGTTAGGAGACGGCACCATTTTTCTTTCCTGCCTATACATTACCAAAAAGGCTTTACGTGGAAGAGGCATAGGCATGAAACTACTTGAAAGCATCATCTTAGACCTGAAGAAACGAGGCTTCAAAGCTATTGAAACATTTGCAAGAAGAGGGTCGTCTAACAACCCTTCCGGACCAATCGAGATCTATCTCAAAAAAGGATTTCACATAAAAGACGAAACAAACCCAGAATTCCCTCTTGTAAGGTTAGAACTATAA
- a CDS encoding RtcB family protein gives MSRGKRFRRPPSKVPLERIDEYSWRIPQKYKPGMRVPGIVFADEDLLQKIKTDRTLEQCSNVAHLPGIYKHAITLPDGHEGYGFPIGGVAATDYEEGVISPGGVGYDINCGVRMLISNLSEEDIRPKLAEITDAMFTNVPCGLGSRRKDFRLTPHELDRLMAEGVPWVVDQGLGWSEDAKHCEENGCMEIANPDKVSTTAKRRGLTQVGTLGSGNHFLEVQKVDKIYDPRVAKTFGVTHVGQVTVMIHCGSRGFGHQVCSDYLRVMERAVHKYNIVLPDRELACAPGTSNEAEDYHQAMACAVNYAFSNRQAITHWVRQSFEQVFKRPADEFGLHLLYDVAHNIAKVEEHKVDGQRRKVWIHRKGATRSFGPGRVEVPADYRDVGQPVLIPGSMGTSSWLMVGTSKAMDVSFGSTAHGAGRMMSRTAAKRRFWGGDVKKALGQRGIVVRAASSIVLAEEADLAYKDVDRVAKVSDKVGIATRVVRLVPLGVVKG, from the coding sequence ATGAGTAGGGGAAAAAGATTCCGCAGACCTCCTTCAAAAGTCCCGCTTGAAAGAATCGACGAATACAGCTGGCGGATACCTCAAAAATACAAACCCGGCATGCGAGTTCCCGGCATAGTCTTCGCCGACGAAGACCTACTTCAAAAGATAAAAACGGACCGAACCCTTGAACAGTGCTCCAATGTCGCCCACCTACCCGGCATCTACAAACACGCCATCACTTTACCCGACGGCCATGAGGGATATGGCTTTCCCATCGGCGGCGTTGCAGCCACCGACTACGAAGAAGGTGTGATCAGTCCCGGCGGCGTTGGATACGACATCAACTGCGGAGTTCGTATGCTAATCTCAAACCTCTCTGAAGAAGACATTCGCCCCAAACTCGCTGAAATTACGGATGCTATGTTCACTAATGTTCCATGCGGACTTGGCAGTCGCCGAAAAGACTTTCGCTTGACCCCGCATGAGCTTGATCGGCTGATGGCTGAGGGTGTGCCATGGGTTGTGGATCAAGGGCTAGGCTGGTCTGAAGATGCTAAACATTGCGAGGAAAACGGCTGCATGGAAATCGCTAACCCCGACAAGGTTTCAACCACCGCCAAAAGAAGAGGGCTGACTCAAGTTGGCACTCTAGGATCAGGAAACCACTTCCTCGAAGTTCAAAAAGTCGACAAAATTTACGATCCTCGCGTTGCCAAAACTTTTGGTGTCACTCATGTGGGGCAGGTGACCGTTATGATTCACTGTGGTTCACGTGGATTCGGACATCAAGTATGCTCCGACTATCTGCGTGTCATGGAACGTGCAGTTCATAAATATAACATCGTTTTGCCAGATCGAGAACTCGCCTGTGCACCTGGCACCAGTAATGAGGCTGAAGACTACCATCAAGCCATGGCTTGCGCCGTCAACTACGCATTCAGCAATCGACAGGCAATTACGCACTGGGTACGCCAGAGCTTCGAACAGGTGTTCAAAAGACCAGCAGACGAATTTGGCTTACATCTACTCTATGACGTAGCTCACAACATCGCAAAGGTTGAAGAACACAAGGTAGATGGACAACGAAGAAAGGTTTGGATTCACAGGAAAGGAGCAACAAGGTCGTTTGGACCCGGACGTGTAGAAGTTCCCGCAGACTATCGAGACGTTGGACAACCTGTACTCATCCCCGGAAGCATGGGAACCAGCTCATGGCTGATGGTTGGCACATCTAAAGCCATGGATGTTTCATTTGGATCCACAGCTCATGGAGCAGGCCGTATGATGAGTCGAACCGCTGCGAAAAGAAGGTTCTGGGGTGGAGACGTGAAAAAGGCTTTGGGACAACGTGGAATCGTGGTTAGGGCTGCCAGTTCTATTGTTTTAGCTGAGGAAGCTGACCTAGCATATAAAGATGTGGACAGAGTGGCGAAAGTGAGCGACAAGGTTGGAATCGCAACACGTGTGGTCCGCTTGGTTCCACTAGGGGTTGTCAAGGGATAA